One window of Chryseobacterium indologenes genomic DNA carries:
- a CDS encoding DUF1648 domain-containing protein, which yields MENILFTIFDIFNFGWVIFLWGFTLKNYSALPERIPVHFDMQGQADGFGGKIYAFLMPVLALGLYALFVYGLRHPEDTNFPVEITDQNMNAQFLIMKIGLRILFVVLAVIFMNIQDYMFRYAVDDKAKPRISFAAIFLSVVLFTPALLFIAHLFK from the coding sequence ATGGAAAATATTCTTTTTACAATTTTTGATATTTTTAATTTTGGATGGGTCATTTTTTTATGGGGATTTACCCTGAAAAACTATAGCGCATTGCCAGAGAGAATTCCTGTACATTTTGATATGCAGGGACAGGCTGATGGATTTGGTGGAAAAATATATGCATTTCTGATGCCTGTATTAGCTCTTGGTCTATATGCTCTGTTTGTTTATGGATTAAGACATCCAGAAGATACTAATTTCCCTGTAGAAATTACAGATCAGAATATGAATGCTCAGTTTTTAATTATGAAAATCGGATTGAGAATTCTTTTTGTTGTACTGGCAGTCATTTTTATGAATATTCAGGATTATATGTTCAGATATGCTGTTGATGATAAAGCTAAACCCCGGATTTCATTTGCTGCCATATTTTTATCGGTCGTGTTATTTACTCCTGCATTACTTTTTATAGCTCATCTTTTTAAATGA
- a CDS encoding C40 family peptidase, translated as MNKGICIVTVAPVRAENSDRAEIVTEILFGESADILEVDKNWTKIKMHYDGYEGWMDTKQLKPVTDEELAARKVTVVTEDFSSVLMNDGKTLLSMGSEVEFPVVASRRSHDVRESIALTAKEFLNVPYLWGGKSFFAVDCSGFTQLVYKIHNIKIPRDASQQAEVGEPLTFIEETQPGDLAFFENAEGKIIHVGIMLDNQKIIHASGKVRIDTLDSTGIFNKEMNKHTHKLRVLKSVI; from the coding sequence ATGAATAAAGGAATTTGTATTGTTACAGTAGCGCCGGTTCGTGCAGAGAATTCTGACAGAGCTGAAATTGTTACGGAAATATTGTTTGGAGAAAGCGCCGATATTTTGGAAGTAGATAAAAACTGGACCAAAATAAAAATGCACTACGACGGCTATGAAGGATGGATGGATACCAAACAGCTGAAACCGGTAACGGATGAAGAACTGGCAGCAAGAAAAGTGACTGTTGTTACAGAAGATTTTTCTTCTGTATTGATGAATGACGGGAAGACACTGTTGTCTATGGGATCGGAAGTGGAGTTTCCCGTAGTTGCTTCAAGGAGAAGTCATGATGTACGTGAAAGTATCGCACTTACGGCAAAAGAATTCCTTAATGTGCCTTATTTGTGGGGAGGCAAAAGTTTTTTTGCGGTAGACTGCTCCGGATTTACCCAGTTGGTCTATAAAATTCACAATATTAAAATTCCAAGAGATGCTTCACAGCAGGCTGAGGTTGGAGAACCACTTACCTTTATAGAAGAAACACAGCCAGGAGATCTTGCTTTCTTTGAAAATGCAGAAGGAAAAATTATTCACGTAGGTATTATGCTGGATAATCAAAAAATTATTCATGCTTCCGGAAAAGTAAGAATTGATACATTGGATTCCACAGGGATTTTCAATAAAGAAATGAACAAACATACTCACAAATTGAGAGTGCTGAAAAGTGTAATTTAA